One region of Flavobacterium pisciphilum genomic DNA includes:
- the mtaB gene encoding tRNA (N(6)-L-threonylcarbamoyladenosine(37)-C(2))-methylthiotransferase MtaB codes for MENRKKVAFYTLGCKLNFSETSTIARNFNDEGFDRVDFEDVADIYVINTCSVTENADKQFKQVVKKAMKLNNKAFVAAVGCYAQLKPEELASVDGVDLVLGATEKFKITDYINDLSKNDMGEVHSCEISEADFYVGSYSIGDRTRAFLKVQDGCDYKCTYCTIPLARGISRSDALENVLQNAKEISAQNIKEIVLTGVNIGDYGKGEFGNKKHEHTFLDLVQALDKVEGIERLRISSIEPNLLKNETIEFVSKSRTFVPHFHIPLQSGSNDILKLMKRRYLREVYTERVNKIREVMPHACIGVDVIVGFPGETDEHFLETYHFLNEMDISYLHVFTYSERDNTEAANMPGIVPANVRAKRSKMLRGLSVKKRRAFYESQLGANKTVLFEGENKEGYIHGFTENYVKVKTPWNPELVNTLHEINLTTIDEDGSVRMEFLNKLAEA; via the coding sequence ATGGAAAATAGAAAAAAAGTTGCTTTTTATACGCTTGGATGTAAACTGAATTTTTCAGAAACATCTACAATTGCCAGAAATTTTAATGATGAAGGTTTTGATCGTGTCGATTTTGAAGATGTTGCTGATATATATGTAATCAATACGTGTTCGGTTACCGAAAATGCTGATAAACAATTTAAGCAGGTTGTAAAAAAAGCGATGAAACTCAATAATAAAGCGTTTGTCGCAGCTGTGGGATGTTATGCACAGCTTAAGCCAGAAGAATTAGCATCGGTAGATGGTGTTGATTTGGTTTTGGGAGCTACCGAAAAGTTTAAAATTACTGATTACATCAATGATTTGAGCAAAAATGATATGGGCGAAGTGCATTCTTGCGAAATTTCAGAAGCTGATTTTTATGTAGGAAGTTATTCAATAGGGGATAGAACTCGTGCTTTCTTAAAAGTACAAGATGGCTGTGATTATAAATGTACTTACTGTACAATTCCGCTTGCCAGAGGAATTTCTCGTAGTGATGCTTTGGAGAATGTATTGCAAAATGCTAAAGAGATATCAGCTCAAAATATCAAAGAAATTGTTCTAACTGGAGTTAATATTGGAGATTACGGAAAAGGGGAATTCGGAAACAAGAAACACGAACATACTTTTCTTGATTTAGTACAAGCTCTAGATAAAGTTGAGGGAATTGAACGTTTGAGAATTTCTTCGATTGAGCCTAATTTATTGAAAAATGAAACAATTGAGTTTGTCTCTAAGAGCAGAACTTTTGTACCACACTTTCATATTCCGTTGCAATCGGGAAGTAATGACATTCTGAAATTAATGAAACGTCGTTACCTTCGTGAAGTATATACTGAGCGCGTAAATAAGATTCGTGAAGTTATGCCTCATGCTTGTATTGGTGTTGATGTTATTGTTGGATTTCCTGGTGAAACCGATGAGCATTTCCTTGAAACGTATCATTTCTTAAACGAAATGGATATATCGTATTTACACGTTTTTACTTATTCAGAAAGAGATAATACTGAAGCAGCTAATATGCCAGGAATTGTTCCTGCAAATGTGCGTGCTAAACGCAGTAAGATGTTACGTGGATTATCAGTTAAAAAACGTCGTGCTTTTTACGAAAGTCAATTAGGAGCTAATAAAACAGTTCTTTTTGAAGGCGAAAATAAGGAAGGCTATATTCATGGTTTTACAGAGAATTACGTAAAAGTAAAAACGCCTTGGAATCCTGAATTAGTAAATACATTACACGAAATTAATTTGACTACTATTGATGAAGACGGAAGCGTTCGTATGGAGTTTTTAAATAAACTGGCAGAAGCTTAA